In Drosophila subpulchrella strain 33 F10 #4 breed RU33 chromosome 3R, RU_Dsub_v1.1 Primary Assembly, whole genome shotgun sequence, the following are encoded in one genomic region:
- the LOC119548525 gene encoding eIF-2-alpha kinase GCN2, whose product MADEMATKESFRERQSQELEVIKSIFGGEVEDLRPQANPALWKPTDIRIQLTPLRDSSNGLETYVCTKLHVTCPSKYPKLPPKISLEESKGMSDQVLEALRNQLQAQSQELRGEVMIYELAQTVQAFLLEHNKPPKGSFYDQMLQDKQKRDQELQDIQRQRESLQRQTLIDEVERRKEMFKTEAKRRGEPRRSMSESNPRHPSSSESSENSSPYYRGHIYPSKCLDHRNTDTLYFHKMGRQIQRGGCVGHSQRGCIAYTGIDMHCGQLLYITEWNIKYCQLEQPCIGGGKCHWSSESKCMGSHRVDDVIAAIEKQVASLAQLQHKNLVSYECVLCIKRKEGLLVYLVQDFLLGTSVFSISSSLGWCMDGARMVARGVLDALIFLHNKGVSHSHLLDSTVFMDNTGNVRVSDFSLVPNLLELLSGTGQSSSRGDLPALGALVESLMPTNSYEMRDFVDKCNSDRTLSASELLEHPFLRFYVDNGQQQVMQLPQQRHPNPVQRTGPAMPYQIPTLALSQSRLRTEFEVLMYLGKGAFGDVLKVRNILDNREYAIKRIPLPARSRQLYKKMTREVELLSRLNHENVVRYFNSWIESVDDADAAEMDKLLGGEWSQSQQELSVKPAKSPQLGPTLEEDEDEEDSSSSMWNGYIPTMEDSDSDGIEFVDSNGKVAVYDDEEEEDSTRGKTNSPKPLMQVMYIQMEFCEKCTLRTAIDDNLFDDSDRLWRLFREIAEGLAHIHQQGIIHRDLKPVNIFLDSHDQIKIGDFGLATTSFLALQAHEYAAPAPVNQITSVEDGTGTGKVGTTLYVAPELTGNASKSVYNQKVDMYTLGIILFEMCQPPFDTSMERAQTIMALRNPSINIPEAMLKDSKYEKTVKMLQWLLNHDPAQRPTAEELLSSDLVPPAQLEANELQEMLRHALANPQSKAYKNLVARCLQQESDEVLEHTYHLGSSRAMKSWNSAIIIDDIVSLNPVIEFVKAKVVNLFRKHGAIEVDSPLLSPLSARNSRDNANANAVHLMTHSGCVVVLPCDLRTQFARHVTMNSVNLIRRYCVDRVYREERVFNFHPKQSYDCSFDIIAPTTGSHLVDAELLSLAFEITSELPRLREKNLAIRMNHTNLLRAILIFCNVPKAQYGALFEGTMDFIESRISRFQFHSSITGIMEKSRTSGQTLMDMLLANFLLTGSRSTVDDSALKSLMRGKGEAASLARGALRELETVVGLAYSLGVKCPIHIWAGLPISFDRASSGGIVWQMTADLKPNRSGHPSVLAIGERYDSMLHEFQKQAQSFNPTLPARGVLSGAGLTFSLDKLVAAVGVEYAKDCRAIDVGICVCGTRPPLKDVTYIMRLLWSVGIRCGIVEAASELGDEAQDLARLGALHVILVAENGSLRVRSFERERFQERHLTRTELVEFIQKLLRTDGFNGATVENSSQLSNLGAGDNRSSGGRERERGENGLSTSASNATIKNSYSQLPNLQVTFLTHDKPTANYKRRLENQVAQQMSSTLSQFIKKETFVVLVVELPPAVVNAIVGAINPREIRKKETEPEINFVIERFPKYKRYISEINDEVVDYLSDAKTPIVALYSISDSYYRVII is encoded by the exons ATGGCGGACGAAATGGCTACCAAGGAGTCCTTCCGTGAGCGGCAAAGCCAGGAATTGGAGGTGATAAAG TCCATCTTCGGCGGCGAAGTGGAGGACCTCAGACCACAGGCGAATCCTGCCCTATGGAAGCCCACGGACATAAGGATCCAGCTCACCCCGCTGAGAGATTCATCCAATGGTCTAGAGACCTATGTCTGCACAAAACTGCATGTCACCTGTCCTTCAAAGTACCCCAAATT GCCGCCCAAAATCTCACTCGAGGAGTCGAAGGGCATGTCGGATCAGGTGCTGGAGGCCCTACGCAACCAACTGCAGGCCCAGTCCCAAGAGCTGCGTGGTGAAGTAATGATCTATGAACTGGCCCAGACCGTTCAGGCCTTCCTGCTCGAGCACAACAAGCCGCCCAAGGGCTCCTTCTACGATCAGATGCTTCAGGACAAGCAGAAGCGCGACCAGGAGCTACAGGACATACAACGGCAGCGGGAATCCCTACAGCGCCAGACGCTCATCGACGAGGTGGAGCGGCGCAAGGAGATGTTCAAAACGGAGGCTAAGAGGCGCGGCGAGCCCAGGCGCAGCATGAGCGAATCGAATCCCCGGCACCCCAGCTCATCGGAGAGCTCCGAGAATTCCTCGCCTTACTATAGAGGCCACATTTACCCATCGAAATGCCTGGATCACCGAAACACGGATACGCTCTACTTCCACAAGATGGGCAGGCAAATTCAGCGGGGAGGCTGTGTGG GTCACTCACAGCGGGGGTGCATCGCCTACACCGGCATAGATATGCACTGCGGCCAGCTGCTCTATATCACCGAGTGGAACATCAAGTACTGCCAACTGGAGCAGCCCTGCATCGGCGGAGGAAAGTGTCACTGGAGCAGCGAGTCAAAGTGCATGGGCAGTCATCGTGTGGACGACGTGATCGCCGCCATCGAGAAGCAGGTTGCCTCGCTGGCCCAATTGCAGCACAAGAACCTCGTCTCGTACGAGTGCGTGCTTTGCATCAAGCGGAAGGAAGGGTTGCTCGTGTATTTGGTCCAGGACTTCCTCCTCGGGACCAGTGTGTTCAGCATCTCCTCCTCGCTGGGTTGGTGCATGGACGGCGCTCGAATGGTGGCACGTGGTGTTCTGGATGCCCTTATTTTCCTGCACAACAAGGGCGTATCCCACAGCCACCTGCTAGACAGCACTGTGTTTATGGACAACACGGGCAATGTGCGCGTTTCGGACTTCTCGCTGGTCCCCAATCTTCTGGAGCTCCTAAGCGGAACTGGACAAAGTAGTAGTCGTGGCGACTTACCCGCTTTGGGTGCCCTGGTGGAGAGCTTGATGCCCACTAACAGTTACGAGATGCGCGACTTTGTAGACAA ATGCAATTCGGACCGCACTCTCTCCGCTTCGGAGTTGCTTGAGCATCCATTCCTGCGCTTTTACGTGGATAATGGCCAACAGCAGGTGATGCAACTACCTCAGCAACGACATCCTAATCCTGTCCAGCGAACGGGACCCGCCATGCCTTACCAGATACCCACACTGGCTTTAAGTCAATCCCGCCTGCGAACCGAGTTCGAGGTCCTCATGTACTTGGGAAAGGGCGCCTTTGGGGACGTGCTGAAGGTGCGCAATATTCTGGACAACCGAGAGTACGCTATCAAGCGGATACCGCTACCCGCGAGGAGTCGCCAGCTCTACAAGAAGATGACGCGCGAGGTGGAGCTGCTATCGCGGCTGAACCACGAGAATGTGGTTCGCTATTTCAACAGTTGGATAGAAAGTGTGGACGATGCAGATGCCGCGGAAATGGACAAGTTGCTGGGTGGAGAATGGTCTCAGAGCCAGCAGGAGCTCAGCGTGAAACCCGCCAAGTCACCACAACTTGGACCTACTTTGGAGGAGGATGAGGACGAAGAGGACAGCTCATCCAGCATGTGGAATGGTTATAT ACCCACCATGGAGGATTCAGATTCCGATGGCATCGAATTCGTTGACTCCAATGGCAAGGTGGCTGTCTACGatgacgaggaggaggaggactcCACCAGGGGCAAGACCAACTCACCAAAACCGCTGATGCAGGTAATGTACATCCAGATGGAGTTCTGCGAGAAATGCACACTACG CACCGCCATCGATGACAATCTCTTTGACGACTCGGATCGCCTGTGGCGTCTATTTAGGGAAATCGCTGAGGGCCTTGCGCACATTCATCAGCAAGGAATCATTCACCGGGATTTGAAGCCGGTAAACATCTTCTTGGACTCCCACGATCAGATCAAGATCGGAGACTTCGGCCTGGCCACCACCAGCTTTCTAGCCCTGCAGGCTCACGAATATGCGGCCCCTGCGCCTGTTAATCAAATAACCAGCGTGGAGGATGGCACTGGCACGGGAAAGGTGGGCACCACTCTTTACGTGGCCCCCGAATTGACAGGAAATGCCTCAAAATCCGTCTACAACCAAAAGGTGGACATGTACACCCTTGGCATCATTCTGTTTGAGATGTGCCAGCCGCCATTTGACACGAGCATGGAGCGGGCTCAGACCATTATGGCTCTCAGGAATCCTTCCATCAACATACCGGAAGCGATGCTTAAGGATTCCAAGTACGAGAAAACGGTGAAG ATGCTTCAATGGCTTCTTAACCACGATCCCGCCCAGAGGCCTACTGCCGAGGAGTTGCTCAGCTCAGACCTCGTTCCACCAGCCCAGTTGGAGGCCAATGAACTTCAAGAGATGCTGCGTCACGCCCTGGCCAATCCCCAAAGCAAGGCCTACAAAAATCTGGTGGCCCGCTGTCTCCAGCAGGAGAGCGACGAGGTGCTGGAGCACACCTACCACTTGGGCAGCAGTCGGGCCATGAAATCCTGGAACTCGGCTATCATAATCGACGATATAGTGTCCCTGAATCCAGTGATTGAGTTTGTCAAGGCCAAGGTTGTAAATCTATTTCGAAAACATGGAGCCATAGAGGTGGACTCACCGCTCCTGTCGCCACTTTCTGCACGGAATAGCCGTGATAATGCGAACGCCAATGCAGTCCACTTGATGACCCACTCCGGATGTGTGGTGGTCCTACCTTGCGATCTAAGAACCCAGTTTGCCCGCCACGTGACCATGAACAGCGTAAACCTTATCCGTCGCTATTGTGTGGACCGAGTTTATCGAGAGGAGCGGGTCTTCAACTTCCATCCCAAGCAGAGCTACGATTGCTCCTTCGACATCATTGCTCCCACAACGGGTAGTCACCTAGTGGACGCGGAACTCCTATCGCTTGCATTTGAAATCACCAGCGAACTGCCGCGATTGCGGGAAAAGAATCTTGCGATCCGCATGAATCACACGAATCTGTTGCGGGCCATCCTCATCTTCTGTAATGTTCCAAAGGCTCAGTATGGAGCACTTTTCGAGGGCACCATGGATTTCATTGAGTCCCGCATCTCACGCTTCCAGTTTCACTCAAGTATTACAGGGATAATGGAGAAGTCGCGAACCTCTGGCCAAACTCTGATGGACATGTTGTTGGCCAACTTTCTGCTGACTGGTTCCAGAAGCACGGTGGACGATTCGGCGTTAAAATCTCTGATGCGCGGGAAGGGCGAAGCGGCTTCGCTGGCGAGAGGAGCCTTGAGGGAACTGGAAACCGTTGTGGGATTGGCTTACAGTCTAGGTGTAAAG TGCCCCATTCACATTTGGGCTGGTCTGCCCATCAGCTTCGACCGTGCCAGCAGCGGTGGAATCGTGTGGCAGATGACTGCTGACTTGAAACCCAATCGCTCTGGACATCCTTCGGTTCTGGCGATTGGTGAGAGATACGATTCCATGCTGCATGAATTCCAAAAGCAAGCGCAGAGCTTTAATCCCACCTTGCCTGCACGAGGAGTTCTTAGTGGAGCAGGCTTGACATTCTCCCTGGATAAACTGGTAGCTGCAGTGGGTGTAGAGTACGCCAAGGACTGTCGAGCCATTGACGTTGGCATTTGCGTGTGTGGGACTCGACCGCCGCTCAAGGATGTGACCTACATCATGCGACTGCTCTGGTCGGTTGGCATCCGTTGCGGCATTGTGGAAGCCGCCAGCGAACTAGGGGACGAAGCACAGGATCTTGCTCGTCTAGGAGCCTTACATGTCATCCTTGTGGCGGAGAACGGCTCGCTGAGAGTGAGATCTTTCGAGAGGGAACGTTTCCAGGAGCGTCACCTGACCAGAACCGAACTGGTGGAGTTCATCCAGAAGCTGCTGCGAACAGATGGGTTCAATGGAGCCACCGTGGAAAACTCCAGCCAGTTGTCAAACCTGGGAGCTGGCGACAACAGGAGCAGTGGCGGACGGGAAAGGGAACGCGGCGAGAACGGACTCAGCACCTCTGCATCGAATGCAACCATCAAGAACAGCTACAGCCAGCTGCCGAATCTACAGGTAACGTTCCTCACCCACGACAAGCCGACGGCGAACTACAAACGGCGTCTGGAAAACCAGGTGGCCCAGCAGATGAGCTCCACCTTATCGCAGTTTATCAAAAAGGAGACCTTCgtggtgctggtggtggaGCTGCCGCCGGCTGTCGTAAATGCCATTGTGGGGGCCATCAATCCCCGAGAGATACGCAAAAAAGAGACTGAACCGGAAATCAACTTTGTGATTGAGCG ATTTCCAAAATACAAACGCTATATATCCGAGATAAACGACGAGGTGGTGGACTATCTGAGCGATGCCAAAACTCCAATAGTTGCCTTGTACAGCATTTCCGATTCCTACTATCGCGTCATCATCTAG
- the LOC119548534 gene encoding polyribonucleotide nucleotidyltransferase 1, mitochondrial produces the protein MAMIFTRKTLKLLNYRLKCLGLSSSGPKRRIQSTANGEAPSVEVNFSNGRNMSFSSGRLARFANGTAVCQMGDTAVMVTAVAKSKPNPGQGFMPLVVDYRLKNAASGRIPMNFMRRELGPSEKEILSARLIDRSLRPLFHKDYRTETQLVCNMLAMDAVHSPDVLAINAASMALSLSDIPWNGPIGAVRVGLCNGEVVINPTRRELQSSQLDLVVSATKQNLVVMLEGKGNVVLQQDLLKAIKQGTREAQFIIHEIERLQKAYGRQKREVESAAEVDPDLEQAVKSMCEMRLREIFQDSQHDKISRDNAVNEVRSNVIDKVWSSFPDTEPSQIGELFNQASRSIFRELIFERGLRCDGREYDQLRNISCQVDMYKPLHGSALFQRGQTQVFCTVSLDSPESAMKLDSLAALESGGLKAKNFMLHYEFPPYATGEVGRIGPVGRRELGHGALAERSLLPTLPNDYPFTVRLTSEVLESNGSSSMASVCGGSLALMDAGVPVSAPAAGVAIGLVTKFENEDTKHLQDYRILTDILGIEDYMGDMDMKVAGTRKGFTAIQADLKIPGIPLKVVMESLQKATDAKSKILDIMSEAIREPRKYPKESWPVSETLTVEPHQRAQLIGPSGLHMKRIYLETGTTLTAADETQFNVFAPSQAAMDEAKELIEGYMVKERVPDLEFGGIYSAKITELRDTGVMVILYPSMPPALLHNSQLDQRKIAHPSALNLEVGQEIQVKYFGRDPVSGFMRLSRKVLQGPASAIPRSLNKSAGESGT, from the exons ATGGCCATGATTTTCACGAGGAAAACGCTGAAGCTGCTTAATTATCGCCTCAAATGCCTAGGTTTATCCAGTTCCGGTCCAAAACGAAGAATCCAGAGCACTGCCAATGGCGAGGCGCCGTCCGTGGAGGTGAACTTTAGCAATGG ACGTAACATGAGCTTCAGTTCCGGCCGCCTGGCGAGGTTCGCCAACGGAACAGCAGTGTGCCAAATGGGCGACACCGCCGTCATGGTCACCGCGGTGGCCAAATCGAAGCCCAATCCCGGCCAGGGATTCATGCCGTTGGTGGTGGACTACCGCCTGAAGAACGCCGCCTCTGGAAGGATACCCATGAACTTTATGCGCCGGGAACTGGGTCCCTCGGAGAAGGAGATCCTGTCCGCCCGCCTGATTGACCGCTCGCTGCGCCCGCTCTTCCACAAGGATTACCGCACGGAAACGCAGCTGGTGTGCAACATGCTGGCCATGGATGCGGTGCACAGTCCGGATGTCCTGGCCATCAATGCCGCCTCCATGGCGCTGTCTTTGAGTGATATTCCCTGGAACGGACCCATTGGAGCAGTGCG CGTTGGCCTCTGCAATGGCGAGGTGGTGATTAACCCCACCCGCCGGGAGCTACAGTCTTCGCAACTGGATCTTGTTGTCTCCGCCACCAAACAGAACCTCGTGGTCATGTTGGAGGGCAAGGGCAATGTGGTTTTGCAGCAGGATCTCCTCAAGGCCATCAAACAGGGCACCCGGGAAGCCCAATTCATCATCCACGAGATCGAGCGTCTGCAGAAGGCCTACGGCAGGCAGAAACGCGAAGTGGAGTCGGCAGCCGAGGTAGACCCGGATCTGGAGCAGGCTGTAAAGAGCATGTGCGAGATGCGCCTGAGGGAGATCTTCCAGGACTCACAGCACGACAAGATCTCGCGTGACAATGCGGTCAACGAGGTGCGCTCCAACGTCATCGACAAGGTGTGGAGTTCCTTTCCGGACACAGAACCCTCACAAATCGGCGAGCTATTCAACCAGGCTAGCAGATCCATCTTCCGGGAGCTGATCTTTGAGCGGGGACTTCGCTGCGATGGACGGGAGTACGACCAGTTGAGGAACATTTCCTGCCAGGTGGACATGTACAAGCCGCTCCACGGATCCGCCTTATTCCAGCGTGGTCAGACGCAGGTATTCTGCACGGTTAGCTTGGATTCGCCGGAGAGCGCGATGAAACTGGACTCGTTGGCTGCTCTGGAAAGCGGTGGTCTGAAGGCCAAGAACTTTATGCTGCACTACGAGTTTCCACCTTATGCCACGGGAGAAGTGGGTCGGATTGGTCCAGTGGGTCGCCGTGAGCTGGGCCATGGCGCCTTGGCGGAGAGATCCTTGCTGCCCACCCTGCCCAACGACTACCCTTTCACAGTGAGGCTTACCTCCGAAGTTCTGGAATCaaacggcagcagcagcatggCTAGCGTGTGTGGTGGCTCCTTAGCCCTCATGGACGCTGGAGTCCCAGTGAGTGCGCCCGCAGCGGGTGTGGCCATTGGCCTAGTCACCAAGTTCGAGAACGAGGACACCAAGCATCTGCAGGACTACCGCATTCTGACCGACATCCTGGGTATCGAGGATTACATGGGCGACATGGACATGAAGGTAGCGGGCACGCGGAAGGGCTTTACCGCCATCCAGGCGGACCTCAAGATTCCGGGCATTCCTCTAAAGGTAGTGATGGAATCTCTGCAAAAGGCCACCGATGCCAAATCCAAGATTCTGGACATCATGAGCGAGGCAATCAGGGAGCCAAG AAAATACCCCAAGGAAAGCTGGCCAGTGAGCGAGACCCTTACTGTGGAGCCGCACCAGCGGGCGCAGTTGATTGGACCCAGTGGCCTCCACATGAAGCGGATCTATCTGGAAACGGGCACCACCCTAACCGCTGCCGATGAGACCCAGTTCAATGTATTCGCACCTTCTCAAGCTGCCATGGATGAGGCGAAGGAACTAATCGAAGGCTATATGGTGAAGGAGCGAGTGCCGGATCTGGAGTTCGGCGGAATCTACTCTGCCAAGATCACAGAACTGCGGGACACCGGAGTGATGGTCATCCTATATCCCAGTATGCCACCCGCTCTGCTGCACAACTCGCAGCTGGATCAGCGCAAGATTGCCCATCCCTCTGCGCTAAATCTGGAAGTGGGTCAGGAGATCCAGGTCAAGTACTTTGGCCGCGATCCCGTCTCCGGTTTCATGCGCCTCTCGCGAAAGGTTCTCCAAGGACCCGCCTCGGCGATCCCCCGTTCGCTCAACAAATCTGCCGGAGAAAGTGGAACGTGA